Genomic window (Saccharomyces eubayanus strain FM1318 chromosome XVI, whole genome shotgun sequence):
GGTCTTGCTACGTTATTCAAAGTCATTTTGTTGGCGGAGGGGAGGGGAAGCGGCGTGTCGGTCTTTACCTTTGAAGTCGTACCACGCCTATTCATTCAAGGTTCTTTTGAAttattttccaatattttttttttctttttcatgttGCGCGCTACGAGCGAAAGAGCCAAGATAAGAAAGAGCAAGCCTAATCAACGGTTGGTTACCTAGTAACGAGAGAACGAGCaagaaccaaaaaaaaaaaagcaacgGCTAGCACGGCCACCAAACTTAGAATTCGTGCGCTGACCCCGCAAAACAATACGGacacacatacacacacatatGTATATCACTACGCATGCGAACCAGGGAGGAAGGGAGAGAGGCGGGAGTGCACTGGGCACGCGCAACGCGTGCCCAGCTGACCAGCCCTTCAGCAGTGCTGTAAGCCGAACCTCTGCACCTACTTACAGTTACCACTTCCCACCTTTGTAACAAATACATACGCACCTCCATATATACACAATACGTATGCAAATAGCAACATAGCCGCCCACGGACCCGGCCCAGAGCCGGGTCCTTTGTTCGTGCAAAGAGACAGGCACACACACGCCAGCGCCGTCGCGGCCGGTCTAGCGGACTCAGGGGTGCGGCGTTTGCTTGTAGGTGATGCAAGCGTGAAGTCATGATGTGTTGGCATTACGtagcaaaaagaaaaagcgtGCGTGCGTTTATCGGAGCGGTGTCTCTACCCCTGTTAAGCTCGGCCCGGGTGCGGATTTATTACTCAAGCTCTCGTTTTAGCCAGGGGCTGCCACAGCTGCAAAGCCGACCTCGGAGGATCTTCGGCCCGCCCGACAAATTTCCTGGGCTGTCATTGGCCCGCTGAAGTATCGGCGCAGCTTGCGCTTGGAACTACCGGGAATTACAGCACATACAATTGAGAAATctggcaaaaaaaaaaaaaccttgTTCTAGAACTTGGCGATTGCTGACAAAGAAGGAAAGGGCCTATTGTTGCTGCCTCTTTTGTTGTTCCTCTTATTGTTCTTTGAGTGCTATTATTTGTTGTAGTATTTGCTATTatatttgttcttttttgtttgtgtAATGTAACGGTCGAACAGcaaagttttcttttttttcttttttttttgttttatttttaattggAGTTTTAGAGTTTTTACTTAAATATcgcagttttttttcagtttcattatcttttcttattatatTCCTTCACATGTTTCTTGCAGAGCTATATAACATCAAATCGTTTATATTCCCCACCTCCCCCTTCCCCTCTCTTTcaattatattttttgcttGCTTGCTATTGTTCGTTACTATCAGGCACTCACTTAGTATAACAGCACAGTAATTTCGCAAAGCTGATCACTCAACAAAACATACAATACAGACAATGAATCCTAAATCGTCCACTCCGAAGATTCCTAGACCTAAGAACGCCTTCATCCTGTTCAGACAGCACTACCATAGAGTTCTGATTGACGAATGGACTACTCAAGGCGTGGAAATACCCCATAACTCGAACATCTCGAAGATCATCGGTACCAAATGGAAGGGCTTGCAGCCCGAAGAGAAGTCTCACTGGGAGACTTTggccaagaaggaaaagttAGAACACGAGAGAAAATACCCAGAATACAAGTACAAGCCAATAAGAAAGTCTAAGAAGAGACAGCTGCTGTTAAAAGAGATggagcagcagcagcagcagcagcagcagcaaccaCAACAGCAACCACAACAGAAACAGCAAccacaacagcagcagcagcagcaaccacaaccacaaccacaaccacaacaaCCTCTTAACAGCAATAACATCATTCTCATGAAAAAAGCACATTCTCTTTCCCCATCTTCTTCGGTCTCGAGCTCAAACAGCTACCAGTACCAGATCAACAACGATTTCAGAAGGCTGCCCACCCCTTCAATCAACTCCCCTGCTGGTAACTACATGGTTTCCAGACCTTCAACCGGACTTCCTCCAGCAAGAGACCTGCCACAAATATCCTCACAACTGCATCCTATGCCGTACTACCCATCCACGTACGACTCGACTACGAGAAACCACTTCCTCAACATTGCTCAAGCTCAACCAAGAGCCAACTCGACTCCTCAACTGCCTTTGATATCATCaatcatcaacaacaacaacaaccaaACACCAGTCACTACCACCACCACAACCGCGACATCTTCACCTGGTAAGTTCACCTCCTCTCCTAACTCTTCTGTTTCCGAAAACAACAGACTTAACAGCATTAACAACTCGAACCAATACCTACCGCCACCTCTGCTGCCCTCTTTACAGGACTTTCAACTAGACCAGTATCACCAACTAAAACAACTAGGCCCAACTTATATTGTCAAGCCATTATCTCATACCAGAAACAATCTACTGTCCACGGCCGCCCCCTCCCACCATCACCATATCCCTCACATTCCAAACCAAAACATTCCGTTACATCAAATAATGAATGCAACTAATAATGAAGTCACTGCCAAAACTGGTTTGGTTTCTCCAAAATGATATTCTTTTGCTTCTccattatattatattatattccCTTTTAGCTACAATATACGCATTTTACTCTTGtctaaagaaaagttactaaatgaaaaagtttggaaaatacgcagaaaagagcaaacaaaattaaaatcaTACAAGAtttaaaattcaaaaaaaataagtaGTACTTATAAATCGTTTATGTATacattatattatattctCCGTTTTTACGTATATATTCACTGCACAAGTAATATCATTCAACCCAAAATAAATCAAGTAAATATGTGTGTTACTGTATCATCGTTAATCAAACTATTTTTCTTCGCCCTTTATTTTAGACGTTTcttcattaaaaaaaaacagcttGAAAAAGATGTTCAATAAGATATGTACGTAAATAGAGCAGGGAAAATGGACTGCAAGATATTGATACTCGGGGCCGGCGGCCTTGGCTGCGAGATCCTGAAAAACCTGGCAATGTTGAAGTTCGTCAAAGAGATTCATATCGTTGACATGGACACCATCGAACTGACCAATCTAAACAGgcagtttctttttcatgaTGCAGATATAGGTAAGCCAAAGGCCCAGGTGGCAGCCCACTATATCAACTCACGGTTTCCTCAACTCCAAGTCGTACCGCACGTGCGGGACCTGACCACTTTGCACTCGAGTTTCTACAAGGGCTTTCACTTCATCATCTCGGGGCTGGACGCCATTGAACCCCGCCGCTTTATCAACGAAACCCTCGTCAAGCTCACGATGAAGTCAAACTACGAAATCTGCATCCCCTTCATAGACGGTGGGACCGAGGGGCTTAAGGGCCATGTGAAAACAATCATCCCGGGCATCACTGCATGCTGGGAGTGCTCCATCGATACCTTGCCCTCGCAGCAGGATACCGTGCCCATGTGCACCATCGCCAACAACCCGCGCTGTATCGAGCATGTCATCGAGTACGTCTCCACGATACAACATCCCGAGCTCGACATAGAATCCACAGCGGACGTGCAGTCCCTCTTGGAGAAATGTTATGAAAGAGCTACACGATTTAGTATCTCTACGGAAAAATTATCCGCAAGCTTTATCCTGGGCGTAATCAAGAGTATCATACCTAGCGTCAGCACCACAAACGCAATGGTCGCGGCCACATGCTGCATGCAGATGGTGAAGATTTACAAGGATCTCATCGATCTGGAAAACGACGATAACTTCACTTTGATCAATTGCTCAGAAGGTTGTTTTATGTATAGTTTCAAATTCGAGCGGTTACCCGGCTGCCCGGTTTGCTCTTCAAGTCCTGACTGATGATATTAGTAATGATAACAGCCACTAATACCCACTTAAACTACAATCTTGCAAAGGCAAGGATCCGGCCCCCCATCGTGAATGTGAATAAACAACAGCTAGATATGCAAGCTAAACTGTTTTTGACCAGACTATACTTTAGGCTTCCCCGTACCAGCTTCCGTCAGTTCCCTGCGAGAGGTTTCCCACTACAGAAAAGTTTTTACTCCGATCTGGCCACTAAAGAGTCTTTGATCTCACCAGAgagaataataaataaaacacCTGGGTTGAACTTATCTATCTCTGAAAGAGCGTCGAAGAGATTAGCTGAGATTTGTCGTGAtagtaaagaaaatctaaGAATAAGTGTAGAAAGCGGTGGATGTCATGGTTTCCAATATAATCTAACACTAGAACCTGCGTTCAAGTCagatgaaaagagaagcgccagaaatgaagaattttcAGATAGTCTTGACGGTGGTGATTCCAAGGACATAGTGTACGTGTTA
Coding sequences:
- the ROX1 gene encoding Rox1p, producing MNPKSSTPKIPRPKNAFILFRQHYHRVLIDEWTTQGVEIPHNSNISKIIGTKWKGLQPEEKSHWETLAKKEKLEHERKYPEYKYKPIRKSKKRQLLLKEMEQQQQQQQQQPQQQPQQKQQPQQQQQQQPQPQPQPQQPLNSNNIILMKKAHSLSPSSSVSSSNSYQYQINNDFRRLPTPSINSPAGNYMVSRPSTGLPPARDLPQISSQLHPMPYYPSTYDSTTRNHFLNIAQAQPRANSTPQLPLISSIINNNNNQTPVTTTTTTATSSPGKFTSSPNSSVSENNRLNSINNSNQYLPPPLLPSLQDFQLDQYHQLKQLGPTYIVKPLSHTRNNLLSTAAPSHHHHIPHIPNQNIPLHQIMNATNNEVTAKTGLVSPK
- the UBA3 gene encoding NEDD8-activating protein UBA3, coding for MYVNRAGKMDCKILILGAGGLGCEILKNLAMLKFVKEIHIVDMDTIELTNLNRQFLFHDADIGKPKAQVAAHYINSRFPQLQVVPHVRDLTTLHSSFYKGFHFIISGLDAIEPRRFINETLVKLTMKSNYEICIPFIDGGTEGLKGHVKTIIPGITACWECSIDTLPSQQDTVPMCTIANNPRCIEHVIEYVSTIQHPELDIESTADVQSLLEKCYERATRFSISTEKLSASFILGVIKSIIPSVSTTNAMVAATCCMQMVKIYKDLIDLENDDNFTLINCSEGCFMYSFKFERLPGCPVCSSSPD
- the ISA2 gene encoding Isa2p, with the protein product MILVMITATNTHLNYNLAKARIRPPIVNVNKQQLDMQAKLFLTRLYFRLPRTSFRQFPARGFPLQKSFYSDLATKESLISPERIINKTPGLNLSISERASKRLAEICRDSKENLRISVESGGCHGFQYNLTLEPAFKSDEKRSARNEEFSDSLDGGDSKDIVYVLPEDKGRVIIDNKSLEILNNTTLTYTNELIGSSFKIVNGRLKSSCGCGSSFDIED